Proteins from a genomic interval of Chloroflexota bacterium:
- the murJ gene encoding murein biosynthesis integral membrane protein MurJ: MQLIRDWDPPTCQMIATRRQIARAAGLVSILFAVSRLLGLVREIVIGAQFGTGADLDAYLAAFRLPDMIFYLVAGGALASAFIPTFTSTLSRDSDPRHVNAWRLASAVTNLVLIISTGLAILAAILAEWLVAHVIAPGFDPAQRILTAELMRIMLIAPILFGVSGIIMGVLNSFQHFLAPALAPIMYNLAIILAALFLAPTMGVRGLALGVVAGAAAHLLVQLSALLQRHPIYQPILGLKDPDVREVGRLMGPRVLGLAAVQINFLVNANLASNLSEGSISALNYAWLMMLLPQGIIAQGIATAVFPTLSAQAAQGMIDSLRSTLNGVLRAMLWLTVPAAAGLVILRIPLITVLLQRGEFGAESTQLTAYALAFFALGLVAHSVLEILVRAFYALHDTWTPVRIGLIAMALNIVLSLLLIRPLAHGGLALANTLATTLETLALLWLLKPRLNGLGGRRLVITLGRSLLATVVMSVVLLWLIPRLAGFPAWLIALAGIVIGGLVFGAVAFLLARQEIADLIRRRRTPAISETANDETPGNGAG, from the coding sequence TTGCAGTTGATCAGGGACTGGGACCCGCCCACCTGCCAGATGATAGCCACCCGCCGCCAGATTGCCCGGGCCGCCGGACTCGTCTCTATACTATTCGCCGTCAGTCGCCTCCTGGGCCTGGTGCGGGAGATTGTCATTGGCGCGCAGTTTGGCACTGGCGCCGACCTGGATGCATACCTGGCTGCCTTTCGCCTGCCAGATATGATCTTTTATCTGGTGGCCGGCGGCGCGCTGGCCTCGGCGTTCATTCCCACCTTCACATCTACCCTCTCCCGGGACAGTGATCCCCGCCACGTCAACGCCTGGCGCCTTGCCAGCGCCGTCACCAACCTGGTCCTGATCATCAGCACGGGGCTGGCAATCCTGGCGGCCATTCTGGCTGAATGGTTGGTTGCTCATGTAATCGCTCCGGGTTTCGATCCGGCGCAGCGTATCCTGACCGCTGAACTAATGCGCATTATGCTCATCGCGCCGATACTCTTTGGCGTCAGTGGCATCATCATGGGTGTTCTTAACAGCTTTCAGCACTTCCTGGCGCCTGCCCTGGCACCGATCATGTACAACCTGGCGATCATCCTGGCAGCCCTCTTCCTGGCACCGACCATGGGTGTGCGCGGGTTGGCCCTGGGTGTTGTGGCAGGTGCGGCTGCCCATCTGTTAGTCCAGCTATCAGCCCTGTTGCAGCGACACCCGATCTACCAGCCGATTCTTGGGTTGAAAGACCCCGATGTGCGTGAGGTAGGACGGCTCATGGGTCCCCGCGTCCTGGGATTGGCTGCCGTGCAGATCAACTTTCTGGTCAACGCCAACCTGGCATCGAATCTCTCGGAGGGCAGCATCTCCGCCTTGAACTACGCCTGGTTGATGATGTTGCTGCCGCAGGGAATCATCGCCCAGGGAATCGCCACGGCTGTCTTCCCAACGCTCTCTGCCCAGGCGGCTCAAGGGATGATCGATTCGCTGCGATCGACGTTGAACGGGGTTCTGCGGGCCATGCTCTGGCTGACGGTACCTGCTGCCGCCGGGTTGGTGATTCTGCGTATCCCATTGATTACCGTCCTTTTGCAGCGCGGGGAATTCGGTGCCGAGTCGACCCAACTGACGGCCTATGCGCTGGCCTTCTTTGCCCTCGGATTGGTAGCTCACAGTGTTCTGGAGATTCTGGTTCGCGCCTTCTACGCCCTGCACGACACCTGGACCCCGGTGCGCATCGGCCTGATAGCAATGGCACTGAACATCGTACTCAGCCTGTTATTGATCCGACCCCTGGCCCATGGTGGCCTGGCATTGGCAAACACACTGGCAACGACCCTGGAGACCCTGGCGCTGTTGTGGTTGCTCAAACCTCGCCTGAATGGCCTCGGGGGCCGGCGCCTGGTGATAACCCTGGGAAGAAGTCTGTTGGCAACGGTTGTCATGTCGGTGGTACTGCTCTGGTTGATCCCCCGGCTGGCTGGTTTCCCGGCGTGGCTCATAGCCCTGGCTGGCATTGTGATTGGCGGTCTGGTCTTTGGCGCGGTCGCGTTCCTGCTGGCTCGCCAGGAGATCGCCGATCTGATCCGGCGGCGGCGAACCCCCGCTATCTCAGAAACCGCGAACGACGAAACGCCAGGGAATGGTGCGGGCTAG
- a CDS encoding LacI family DNA-binding transcriptional regulator, translating to MPVTIKDIAEAANVSHTTVSRALKGRGRISQATAERIRELAQEMGYRPSAVAQSLVTQRTRTIGVVVTTIADPFVVNIVNGIENAAHEAGYSVFLSSSHKKPERELAVVETFYERRVDAVIVSASRVGNLYSQLPEQFQVPIVLINNQAEGEYIYTVASDDIQGAALGVRHLLDLGHRRIAFIGSAARPFSSIRRQHGYAQALAGAGLFTASELVVSPEAVSDVDAGRIGLMELLPARPSAILAYNDMTAVGIMQEAQRRQIPVPQQLSLLGFDDIELTDYLTPPLTSVNQPKEAMGQAAVAMALDMLAERPVNDRLLPCRLVVRHSTAVVSNG from the coding sequence ATGCCTGTTACAATCAAGGACATTGCCGAGGCAGCCAATGTTTCCCATACGACCGTCTCCAGGGCGTTGAAAGGGCGCGGCCGTATCAGCCAGGCAACCGCGGAACGCATTCGTGAGCTGGCCCAGGAAATGGGTTACAGGCCCAGTGCCGTGGCGCAAAGCCTGGTAACCCAGCGCACTCGTACCATCGGTGTCGTGGTGACGACCATTGCCGATCCCTTCGTCGTCAACATTGTGAATGGCATCGAGAATGCGGCCCACGAGGCTGGCTACAGTGTCTTCCTAAGCTCCTCCCACAAGAAACCCGAACGTGAGTTGGCCGTTGTAGAGACCTTTTACGAGCGCCGTGTCGACGCGGTAATCGTGTCCGCCTCTCGCGTGGGTAACCTCTATAGCCAACTTCCCGAGCAATTCCAGGTACCTATCGTCCTGATCAACAACCAGGCCGAGGGTGAGTATATCTATACGGTAGCCTCGGATGACATCCAGGGAGCCGCCTTGGGGGTTCGTCATTTATTGGATCTGGGGCACCGGCGGATTGCTTTCATTGGATCTGCCGCGCGTCCCTTTTCCTCCATTCGTCGTCAACATGGTTATGCACAGGCGCTTGCCGGGGCTGGGCTTTTCACTGCCTCGGAACTTGTCGTTTCTCCAGAGGCTGTCTCTGATGTCGATGCTGGCCGGATCGGCTTGATGGAACTCCTGCCGGCCAGGCCCAGCGCGATCCTTGCCTACAATGACATGACCGCGGTGGGGATCATGCAGGAAGCCCAGCGGCGCCAGATTCCAGTCCCGCAGCAGCTCAGCCTGCTTGGTTTCGACGATATCGAACTGACAGACTACCTGACCCCTCCCCTCACTTCGGTGAATCAACCCAAGGAGGCGATGGGACAGGCTGCCGTCGCTATGGCTTTGGATATGCTGGCGGAAAGACCGGTAAACGATCGACTGCTGCCATGTAGACTGGTTGTTCGGCACTCGACCGCTGTTGTCTCCAACGGATGA
- a CDS encoding substrate-binding domain-containing protein encodes MLKRLVVLLMIATLVLTACAVPAAPVPAPVEQAAEPAEPVAAEPEEPQVTQTGLVIGLAVHDNPAESSFWGVVETGAKDGAAAMGVELKSGGSLDPAEQAQLIETYIADGVNGIIVSLANPDAMKDSVKKATDSGIPVITINSGVDIFKELGAITHVGQTEFVAGIGAGEQFNAAGLTKALCVIHEEGNIGLEERCDGLAESFSGDVVRFNVATTGVRDIAGTLASIQDKLIAESDVDAVLALNPNIATAAQDAIAAVGGGQMLATFDLSPDVLDAIEAGNMMFAVDQQQYLQGYLPVVFLTLFNTNANTVGGGLPVLTGPGIVDASNAAAVKDLSAAGTR; translated from the coding sequence ATGTTGAAGAGATTAGTAGTATTGCTGATGATTGCTACGCTGGTTCTGACCGCGTGTGCGGTGCCGGCTGCTCCTGTACCGGCTCCCGTCGAGCAGGCAGCCGAACCGGCCGAACCTGTTGCCGCCGAGCCTGAGGAACCCCAGGTTACCCAGACTGGGCTGGTGATTGGCCTGGCTGTTCACGACAACCCCGCCGAATCAAGCTTCTGGGGTGTTGTCGAGACAGGTGCCAAGGATGGTGCTGCGGCCATGGGTGTGGAGTTGAAGTCGGGCGGCAGCCTGGATCCCGCCGAACAGGCCCAGTTGATTGAGACTTACATTGCCGACGGCGTGAATGGGATCATCGTCTCGTTGGCCAATCCCGATGCCATGAAGGACTCGGTCAAAAAAGCCACCGATTCCGGGATTCCGGTCATCACCATTAACTCCGGTGTTGACATCTTCAAGGAACTGGGCGCGATTACCCATGTCGGACAGACGGAGTTCGTCGCCGGCATCGGTGCGGGCGAACAGTTCAATGCTGCCGGCTTGACCAAGGCACTCTGTGTTATTCACGAAGAAGGCAACATCGGTCTTGAAGAACGCTGCGACGGCCTCGCCGAAAGCTTCAGCGGAGACGTTGTGCGCTTCAATGTGGCAACCACCGGTGTTCGGGATATCGCCGGTACGCTGGCAAGCATCCAGGATAAGCTGATCGCCGAGTCGGATGTGGATGCGGTGTTGGCGCTCAATCCCAACATTGCCACGGCTGCCCAGGACGCGATCGCCGCTGTTGGCGGTGGACAGATGTTGGCTACCTTCGACCTGAGTCCTGATGTGCTGGACGCCATCGAGGCAGGCAACATGATGTTTGCCGTTGATCAGCAGCAATATCTGCAAGGATACCTGCCTGTCGTGTTCCTGACTCTCTTCAACACCAATGCCAATACGGTGGGCGGCGGCTTGCCCGTACTCACCGGCCCCGGTATTGTCGATGCTTCCAATGCTGCGGCTGTGAAGGATCTCTCCGCTGCCGGCACCCGCTAA
- a CDS encoding ABC transporter ATP-binding protein yields MIKSMRRMFGLTKRFRGRLVVSQLLLFISALTTVGFATLVQGMVNQGMKAGDPEAVLSIGFWMFVLAMIGGLCMAGAAALAVFFSQGISYVIRSMLYEKLQTFSFGNYDRFSTGELMVRLNADAVNVQNGMLYALMLGLYAPFILLITLVLVIITTPSLIWLLLAIIAIIVVLMFLLIPAIFRNFEQRQKRLDAVNNTLQENITGIQVVKAFVREDYEIERFNGRADKMRQPAYGAAWRVAFLSPLLTGVGQLAIITALVIGGYQVLEAAELNVGQVIAFTQYLSLTISPLAMMAIVIPMVLRGDTSAQRILEVYDDVADIQDKEGIEPLDMEKVKGRIAFENVSFAFRRPDGELDPPALKNINLVIEPGKQVGFLGATGAGKSALVNLIPRFYDVTEGRITIDGVDVRDIPQENLRQIVGIALQEAVLFKGDVRFNMKFGQPDAEDDVMFEAAKAADSWGFINNLPEKWQAAVARRGYNFSGGQRQRLSINRALTPEPRILILDDSTSALDASTEGRVQAAIPGFTNGSTTLYVAQRISAVIELDNIVLLENGEIVAMGNHEELLASNSLYQEIYESQLGGDVTAGIDLEVQK; encoded by the coding sequence ATGATCAAATCGATGAGACGAATGTTTGGGCTCACCAAACGATTCCGGGGCAGGTTGGTGGTCTCACAGCTTTTGCTCTTTATATCCGCCCTGACGACCGTTGGCTTTGCGACCCTGGTCCAGGGAATGGTGAACCAGGGGATGAAAGCGGGTGATCCCGAGGCTGTCCTGAGCATCGGGTTTTGGATGTTCGTCCTGGCCATGATCGGTGGCCTTTGCATGGCCGGTGCAGCTGCCCTGGCTGTCTTCTTTTCCCAGGGAATCTCCTACGTGATCCGTAGCATGTTGTACGAAAAACTCCAGACCTTCTCCTTCGGCAACTACGACAGGTTTTCTACCGGCGAGCTAATGGTGCGTTTGAATGCCGACGCGGTCAACGTCCAGAATGGCATGCTCTATGCCCTCATGCTGGGGCTTTACGCCCCCTTCATCCTGTTGATAACGCTGGTGCTGGTCATCATCACAACCCCCAGCCTGATCTGGCTACTGTTGGCAATAATAGCTATCATCGTAGTGCTGATGTTTCTCTTAATCCCCGCAATCTTTCGTAACTTCGAGCAGCGCCAGAAGCGCCTCGATGCGGTGAACAACACTCTTCAGGAGAACATCACCGGCATTCAGGTAGTCAAGGCCTTTGTACGGGAGGACTACGAAATCGAGCGCTTCAACGGTCGGGCGGATAAGATGCGCCAACCCGCATACGGCGCAGCCTGGCGCGTGGCGTTTCTCTCGCCGCTGCTTACCGGTGTGGGTCAACTGGCCATCATCACGGCCCTGGTGATAGGTGGCTATCAGGTGTTGGAGGCGGCCGAGCTGAATGTGGGGCAGGTGATTGCCTTCACCCAGTACCTCTCCCTGACCATCTCCCCCCTGGCGATGATGGCCATCGTCATTCCTATGGTCCTGCGTGGCGACACCTCTGCCCAGCGTATCCTCGAGGTATATGATGACGTGGCGGATATTCAGGACAAAGAAGGGATCGAACCCCTGGATATGGAGAAGGTCAAGGGACGTATCGCCTTTGAAAACGTCTCCTTTGCCTTCCGCCGGCCGGATGGCGAGTTGGACCCGCCCGCTTTGAAGAATATCAATCTGGTCATCGAGCCAGGCAAACAGGTGGGCTTCCTGGGCGCCACCGGCGCCGGCAAGTCGGCCCTGGTCAACCTGATCCCCCGCTTCTACGATGTGACCGAGGGGCGCATCACCATCGACGGTGTCGACGTGAGGGACATCCCGCAGGAGAATCTGCGCCAGATCGTGGGTATTGCCCTGCAGGAGGCGGTGCTCTTCAAGGGCGACGTCCGCTTCAATATGAAGTTCGGCCAGCCTGACGCGGAGGATGACGTGATGTTCGAAGCGGCCAAGGCAGCCGACTCATGGGGCTTCATCAATAACCTTCCCGAGAAGTGGCAGGCAGCAGTAGCCCGTCGCGGCTACAATTTCTCCGGCGGCCAGCGCCAGCGGCTCTCCATCAATCGCGCCCTCACTCCAGAACCGAGGATACTGATTCTGGACGACAGTACCAGCGCGCTGGATGCTTCCACTGAGGGGCGGGTGCAGGCAGCCATCCCCGGGTTCACCAACGGCAGCACCACGCTGTATGTGGCCCAACGCATCAGCGCCGTCATCGAATTGGACAACATCGTGCTGCTTGAGAACGGCGAGATCGTGGCCATGGGTAACCACGAGGAATTGCTGGCAAGCAACTCCCTGTATCAGGAGATATATGAATCCCAATTGGGCGGTGACGTCACCGCTGGAATCGATCTGGAGGTGCAAAAATGA
- a CDS encoding ABC transporter permease, which yields MATGTTTAPGSDERVAEVGFVRSFLRRPEVGALIGALVVWVFFAIVTPENWISLTGVARILDSSATLGIMAVAVALLMIGGEFDLSSGVMTGTTGIIAGLLATNLDLNIWSAMFVALAFALLVGYLNGFMVIKTGLPSFIVTLATFFILRGANVGVTRLITNQVRVAGIDEAAGFMAARTLLNNEFTLFGVEFRTAILWWVFITILASWVLLRTKYGSWIFAVGGDAEAARNVGVPANAVKISLFMTTATAAWLVGMMNDLRLRSAVASQGIGQEFVYIIAAVIGGCLLTGGYGSALGASIGALIFGMVRVGIVFAGWDTDWFFAFLGVMLLVAVLVNNFTRARAEAVTTAAKSGTDKEEQ from the coding sequence ATGGCGACAGGGACGACCACCGCCCCCGGATCTGACGAACGTGTAGCTGAGGTCGGTTTTGTCAGATCATTTCTGAGACGACCTGAAGTCGGAGCGCTGATCGGCGCCCTTGTAGTGTGGGTGTTTTTTGCTATCGTGACACCGGAGAATTGGATATCACTTACCGGCGTTGCCCGCATCCTTGACTCTTCCGCAACGCTGGGCATCATGGCAGTCGCCGTAGCGCTACTCATGATCGGAGGTGAGTTCGACCTATCGTCCGGCGTGATGACGGGTACGACGGGCATCATTGCCGGCTTATTGGCAACCAACCTGGACCTCAATATTTGGTCTGCGATGTTTGTTGCCCTTGCCTTCGCCTTGCTGGTCGGCTACCTCAACGGCTTCATGGTCATCAAGACAGGTTTGCCCAGCTTTATCGTAACCCTTGCGACCTTCTTTATCCTGCGGGGCGCCAATGTCGGTGTTACTCGGTTGATCACAAATCAGGTCCGGGTCGCAGGGATCGACGAAGCGGCAGGATTCATGGCCGCCCGAACGCTGCTTAACAACGAATTCACCCTTTTTGGCGTTGAGTTCAGGACAGCTATCCTCTGGTGGGTTTTCATTACGATCCTGGCAAGTTGGGTACTGTTGCGTACCAAGTACGGTAGCTGGATATTTGCTGTCGGCGGTGACGCCGAAGCCGCCCGCAATGTCGGCGTACCCGCCAATGCTGTCAAGATATCCCTGTTCATGACCACGGCGACTGCAGCCTGGCTCGTCGGCATGATGAACGATCTGCGATTGCGCTCAGCCGTCGCCAGCCAGGGTATTGGTCAGGAGTTTGTTTACATCATCGCCGCTGTGATTGGCGGCTGTCTTCTTACCGGCGGATATGGCTCTGCCCTCGGTGCTTCCATCGGGGCCCTCATCTTTGGCATGGTCCGCGTGGGAATCGTCTTTGCTGGTTGGGATACCGACTGGTTCTTTGCTTTCCTAGGAGTCATGCTGCTCGTGGCCGTTCTGGTCAACAACTTCACTCGCGCCCGCGCAGAGGCTGTAACCACCGCTGCCAAGTCGGGCACCGACAAGGAGGAGCAGTGA
- a CDS encoding DNA-3-methyladenine glycosylase: MKVTVRLGEPLWRATGSLRHHLEFPQHAVSVADVLAGMAATYPDFQGHDLARPLPYQVYLNARLVPDGEEETWQLQDGDRLHIFLPAAGGQRSVLSMDFYAKPTLEVARSLLGQRLVRKLGGNRLSGRIVEVEAYIGEDDQACHAACGPTKRNRIMYGRPGLAYVYLIYGMYFCLNVVTENEGLPAAILIRGIEPIEGEEIMMARRSGRPRSQMTNGPGKLCQALAIDRSFAGHDLTAGTALWLEGDQPLGDDLVVSTPRINVRGDQLARTIPWRFVVRGF; this comes from the coding sequence ATGAAGGTGACCGTTCGTCTCGGTGAACCACTCTGGCGAGCCACAGGAAGCCTGCGCCACCATCTGGAGTTCCCGCAACACGCTGTCAGTGTCGCCGACGTGCTGGCCGGCATGGCGGCGACCTATCCCGATTTCCAGGGGCATGATTTGGCACGACCGCTGCCCTATCAGGTGTACCTGAACGCGCGCCTCGTGCCCGATGGCGAGGAAGAGACCTGGCAACTGCAGGATGGCGATAGACTCCATATCTTTCTGCCAGCGGCCGGGGGACAGCGCTCTGTCCTTTCCATGGATTTCTACGCAAAGCCGACGCTCGAGGTTGCGCGCTCGTTATTAGGCCAGCGGTTGGTGAGAAAACTGGGCGGCAATCGGCTCAGCGGCCGTATCGTCGAAGTCGAGGCCTATATCGGCGAGGATGATCAGGCCTGTCATGCCGCTTGCGGGCCCACCAAGCGCAATCGTATCATGTATGGCCGGCCCGGACTTGCCTACGTGTATCTCATCTACGGCATGTACTTCTGTTTGAACGTGGTAACGGAGAACGAGGGGCTTCCGGCCGCCATTCTGATTCGCGGCATCGAGCCGATCGAGGGGGAAGAAATCATGATGGCCCGGCGTTCGGGCCGGCCTCGCAGCCAAATGACCAATGGGCCGGGCAAACTCTGCCAGGCGCTGGCCATCGACCGCTCCTTCGCTGGCCACGATCTCACCGCGGGGACAGCACTGTGGTTAGAAGGAGATCAACCTCTTGGCGATGACCTGGTGGTCAGCACGCCGCGCATCAACGTGCGGGGTGACCAGCTAGCCCGCACCATTCCCTGGCGTTTCGTCGTTCGCGGTTTCTGA
- a CDS encoding M1 family metallopeptidase, with translation MNKRNGLGILLVAGLLIAACTPLVTPTPGPVTTVPEPASGSQSSQPVDEQESGVGDGQLAALPSPGLFDVSWQDRTAFRGNLLEGQQAVLETLPGASVYHIDLSIDDTLTRVEGKQEVLYTNREDDPLDRLVFRLFANLSGGLATVSNLAVNGQPLAFNLEGEESVLTVPLPEPLQTGDQVVVQMDFAVEIPVDGSSNYGTFAYLDDVLALAHFYPMVAVYDDRGWNEEIPSQAGDIVYNDASLYLVRADVPADLLVAASGSMIDREQVGGRQVLTIAAGPARDFYLAASPRYQVVSDTVDGITVNSYAFPEHQEGAETIMGFAIEALDSFSDRFGPYPYSELDFVGTPTSALGVEYPGIIAMANRTYTSDNVIGLEATTAHEVGHQWLYNVIGNDQVGEPWLDEAMVQYATMRYFEDRYGRAGYDGFRQSLTDRWGRVGNEEIPIGQPVDAYPGAAYGAIVYGRGPLFFEALENEMGRERFDSFLRDYYEEFRWQNVAAGDLRSLAEAHCDCDLTALFEAWVYGQ, from the coding sequence GTGAATAAACGAAATGGTCTTGGTATATTGCTGGTAGCAGGCCTGTTGATCGCTGCGTGTACACCCTTGGTGACACCTACCCCTGGTCCCGTGACTACGGTTCCTGAGCCTGCCTCTGGGAGCCAGTCGAGCCAGCCAGTTGATGAACAGGAATCGGGTGTCGGCGATGGCCAATTAGCAGCATTGCCCTCCCCGGGTCTTTTCGACGTGAGCTGGCAGGACCGTACCGCTTTCCGTGGCAATCTGCTGGAGGGTCAGCAGGCGGTTCTGGAGACATTGCCCGGGGCCAGCGTCTATCACATCGATCTTTCGATCGACGACACGTTGACCAGGGTGGAGGGAAAGCAGGAAGTTCTCTATACCAACCGGGAAGATGACCCTCTGGATCGCCTGGTGTTTCGCCTCTTCGCCAACCTGAGCGGTGGTTTAGCCACAGTGTCCAATCTGGCTGTCAATGGTCAGCCGCTGGCGTTCAACCTGGAGGGAGAGGAGAGTGTTTTGACCGTGCCCCTGCCTGAGCCACTTCAAACCGGTGATCAGGTCGTGGTCCAGATGGACTTTGCCGTGGAGATACCGGTCGACGGCAGCAGCAACTATGGAACCTTCGCTTACCTGGACGATGTCCTGGCCCTGGCCCATTTTTATCCCATGGTCGCTGTCTATGATGATAGGGGCTGGAACGAGGAGATTCCTTCCCAGGCGGGGGATATCGTGTACAACGATGCCTCTCTTTACCTGGTCCGAGCCGATGTGCCGGCGGATCTGCTGGTTGCTGCATCAGGATCAATGATTGATCGCGAACAAGTCGGCGGGCGGCAGGTGCTGACCATCGCCGCGGGTCCAGCACGCGATTTTTATCTGGCTGCCAGTCCTCGCTACCAGGTGGTTAGCGACACAGTAGATGGCATAACCGTCAACAGCTACGCCTTCCCTGAGCACCAGGAGGGGGCCGAGACCATCATGGGATTCGCCATCGAGGCGCTGGATAGCTTCAGCGATCGTTTTGGGCCCTATCCATATTCTGAACTGGATTTCGTGGGCACGCCCACCAGCGCGCTGGGCGTGGAATACCCTGGCATCATTGCCATGGCAAATCGGACCTATACCAGTGATAACGTGATCGGTCTGGAGGCGACCACGGCTCACGAGGTGGGCCACCAGTGGCTGTACAATGTCATCGGCAACGATCAGGTCGGTGAGCCATGGCTGGACGAGGCGATGGTGCAATATGCCACCATGCGTTACTTCGAGGATAGATATGGCAGGGCTGGATACGACGGTTTCCGGCAATCGCTGACCGATCGCTGGGGCCGGGTAGGCAATGAGGAGATTCCGATCGGACAGCCGGTTGATGCCTATCCGGGCGCTGCCTACGGTGCCATCGTCTATGGACGGGGCCCCCTCTTTTTCGAGGCATTGGAGAACGAGATGGGCCGGGAACGGTTCGACTCCTTCCTGCGGGATTACTACGAGGAATTCCGTTGGCAGAATGTCGCTGCCGGAGACTTGCGATCCCTTGCCGAGGCCCACTGTGACTGTGATCTGACGGCTCTGTTTGAAGCATGGGTTTACGGCCAGTAA
- a CDS encoding ABC transporter ATP-binding protein, translated as MTASVAAKKTLALNEGREAESPGRAIDQKGSTGATLKRLLEYMVGGKARRKFITGIILRVVALLGLVTLPFITGQAMNIISDGGAMDELVRWAIIGVIAGVVYLALSFFADRMFADLATHGLYNLQTDLFAHLQTLSMSFFYRTPVGELLSRVNNDAEVVAVFYEQAVAQLIRASLMIVMLILVMLLINVKLTLVALTIVPVLLIGMYVITHIATPAFARLQEELGEASGFQEETLAGHKVVISKRRQVWADEVNEGNAANVFQVGSKAMFTSLMQFPLTQTMTYMQIVLVYIIGSFMVIVGETSLGVVMAFAGYVALMASPLSQISNLLSNALNAVAGGQRIFEVLDTEPTIVDAPDAVDYEFKGGRIEFKDVNFGYVPGQKILRDNTFDVAPGEAIGICGPTGAGKSTIINILTRYYDIDSGEILIDGQDLSKLTRASLRKQVGAVLQEAFLFTDTVMSNLKYANPDATDEDCIEAARKANAHDFIMNLPQGYDTMLTERGANLSQGQRQMITIARAMVADPRIMILDEATSNVDTRTEKLIQDGLRNLMQGKTGFSIAHRLATIRDSSRIMVVNGGEIVEFASHDELMAEKGFYYALYMSQFKGKAPGGAEAADVDFVNT; from the coding sequence ATGACCGCATCAGTCGCAGCTAAGAAAACGCTCGCATTGAACGAGGGTCGTGAGGCAGAGTCGCCAGGAAGAGCCATCGACCAAAAGGGAAGTACCGGTGCGACTCTGAAGCGGCTGTTGGAGTACATGGTCGGTGGCAAGGCACGGAGGAAATTCATCACGGGTATCATACTCCGCGTCGTGGCGCTACTTGGGTTGGTCACACTTCCATTCATCACCGGACAGGCCATGAACATCATCAGCGACGGCGGCGCTATGGATGAGCTTGTGCGTTGGGCGATTATCGGCGTTATCGCCGGCGTGGTTTACCTGGCGCTGAGTTTCTTCGCCGACAGAATGTTTGCTGACCTGGCAACGCATGGGCTCTATAACCTGCAGACCGATCTGTTTGCCCACTTGCAGACCCTCTCCATGAGCTTTTTCTACAGGACACCGGTCGGCGAGTTGCTCAGCCGGGTAAACAACGATGCCGAGGTGGTTGCGGTCTTCTACGAACAGGCGGTCGCCCAGCTCATCCGAGCCTCGTTGATGATCGTCATGCTGATTCTCGTGATGCTGCTCATCAACGTGAAACTGACTCTGGTCGCTCTGACCATCGTGCCCGTCTTACTTATCGGGATGTATGTAATCACACACATTGCCACGCCAGCCTTCGCCAGACTGCAGGAAGAGTTGGGTGAAGCCAGCGGGTTTCAGGAAGAGACCCTGGCCGGCCACAAGGTGGTTATCAGCAAACGACGCCAGGTCTGGGCCGACGAGGTCAACGAGGGCAACGCAGCCAACGTGTTCCAGGTGGGCAGCAAGGCGATGTTCACCTCGCTGATGCAATTTCCATTGACCCAGACGATGACCTACATGCAGATTGTTCTGGTCTACATCATCGGCTCCTTTATGGTCATCGTGGGCGAGACAAGCCTGGGCGTGGTGATGGCCTTCGCAGGTTACGTGGCGCTGATGGCATCGCCGTTGTCCCAGATATCGAACCTGCTCTCCAATGCCCTCAACGCCGTGGCCGGCGGCCAGCGGATCTTCGAGGTTCTCGATACGGAGCCGACAATTGTCGACGCGCCCGATGCCGTCGACTACGAGTTCAAGGGTGGCCGCATCGAGTTCAAGGATGTCAATTTCGGTTACGTTCCCGGTCAAAAGATCCTGCGCGATAACACCTTCGATGTGGCACCGGGCGAGGCCATCGGCATCTGCGGCCCCACGGGCGCAGGAAAGAGTACGATAATCAACATCCTGACTCGCTACTACGACATCGACAGCGGCGAGATTCTCATCGATGGCCAGGATCTGAGCAAGCTGACGCGCGCGAGCCTGCGCAAGCAGGTCGGCGCTGTCTTGCAGGAAGCATTCCTTTTCACCGACACGGTGATGAGCAACCTGAAATACGCCAATCCGGATGCCACCGACGAGGACTGCATTGAAGCGGCCAGGAAGGCCAACGCCCACGACTTCATTATGAATCTGCCCCAGGGCTATGACACTATGTTGACCGAGCGTGGCGCCAACCTGAGCCAGGGCCAGCGGCAGATGATTACCATCGCCCGGGCCATGGTGGCCGACCCCAGGATCATGATCCTGGACGAGGCGACCAGCAATGTCGACACCCGCACTGAGAAGCTGATCCAGGATGGTTTGCGCAACCTGATGCAGGGCAAAACCGGCTTCTCCATCGCTCATCGCCTGGCCACGATCCGCGACTCGTCACGAATCATGGTTGTCAATGGCGGCGAGATCGTCGAGTTCGCCTCCCACGACGAGCTCATGGCCGAAAAGGGCTTCTACTATGCCCTCTATATGAGCCAGTTCAAAGGGAAAGCTCCCGGTGGTGCAGAAGCGGCTGATGTCGATTTCGTGAATACTTGA